The following are from one region of the Rosistilla carotiformis genome:
- the rpiB gene encoding ribose 5-phosphate isomerase B: MKVSIASDHRGVHIKARIAQALESNGHTVFDEGADCEDASDYPDFASIVAQKVSQGQCDRGILICGTGIGMAITANKYSGVRAAPCYDEVMVELSRRHNDLNVLCLGGDLIGDRNIDDLILLWMRTEFEGGRHARRVDKILSIENDNVVEG, encoded by the coding sequence ATGAAAGTCAGCATAGCAAGCGATCACCGCGGCGTTCATATCAAAGCCAGGATTGCGCAAGCGTTGGAATCCAACGGGCACACCGTGTTCGATGAAGGTGCCGACTGCGAAGACGCCAGCGACTACCCGGATTTCGCCAGCATCGTCGCTCAGAAAGTGAGCCAAGGACAATGCGATCGTGGGATCTTGATCTGCGGCACCGGGATTGGCATGGCGATCACCGCCAACAAGTATTCTGGTGTCCGTGCAGCTCCATGTTACGACGAAGTGATGGTCGAACTATCTCGGCGACACAACGACCTGAACGTCCTATGCCTGGGGGGCGATCTGATCGGAGACCGCAACATCGACGATCTCATCCTGCTTTGGATGCGCACCGAATTCGAAGGTGGCCGACATGCCCGCCGTGTTGACAAGATCCTCTCGATCGAAAACGACAACGTCGTCGAAGGCTAA
- a CDS encoding putative motility protein — translation MSSVNGIAQAATAISNAQLANKVDFAVLKKQQEASQQAGDAAVQLIEAAAAAGRQADSLELSEG, via the coding sequence ATGTCCAGCGTTAACGGAATTGCCCAAGCGGCCACCGCGATCTCCAACGCGCAACTGGCCAACAAAGTGGACTTCGCCGTTTTGAAGAAACAGCAGGAAGCATCGCAACAGGCTGGCGACGCGGCAGTGCAATTGATCGAAGCCGCTGCTGCTGCGGGCCGACAGGCCGATAGCCTGGAACTTTCCGAAGGTTAG
- a CDS encoding TatD family hydrolase, producing MDYIDPHIHMVSRITDDYATLARMGCVAVSEPAFWAGFDRGSVDGFRDYFCQLTEVEPRRAAQYGIQHFTWLCINAKEAENVELSREVIAMIPEFLDRPGVLGIGEIGLNKNTPNEATIFLEHMDLAIAHAQSILIHTPHLEDKYQGTRMILDMLCGDSRINRDRVLVDHVEEHTVAEVLDRGFWAGMTLYPISKCTPDRAVDMIEMYGAERLLVNSAGDWGPSKPTAVPDLIFECRQRGIPEATIRKVVYENPIAFFSQSKNFQFQRRDGQQAPAV from the coding sequence ATGGATTACATCGATCCACACATTCACATGGTTTCGCGTATCACCGACGACTATGCAACGCTTGCCCGGATGGGATGCGTGGCGGTCAGCGAACCAGCGTTCTGGGCCGGCTTTGATCGCGGATCGGTCGACGGTTTCCGCGACTACTTCTGCCAATTGACCGAAGTCGAACCGCGGCGGGCAGCTCAATATGGCATCCAGCACTTCACTTGGTTGTGCATCAACGCCAAGGAAGCGGAGAACGTCGAACTGTCGCGCGAAGTGATCGCGATGATCCCCGAATTCTTGGACCGCCCGGGCGTATTGGGAATCGGCGAGATCGGGCTCAATAAAAACACGCCCAACGAGGCGACGATCTTCCTTGAGCACATGGATTTAGCGATCGCGCATGCGCAATCGATCCTGATCCACACGCCCCACTTGGAAGACAAGTACCAAGGGACGCGGATGATCCTCGATATGCTGTGCGGCGACTCGCGCATCAACCGCGACCGCGTGCTGGTCGACCATGTTGAAGAGCATACCGTCGCCGAGGTTCTCGATCGCGGATTCTGGGCCGGCATGACGCTCTACCCGATTTCCAAATGCACGCCCGATCGTGCCGTCGACATGATCGAGATGTACGGTGCTGAGCGGTTGTTAGTCAATTCCGCTGGCGACTGGGGCCCCAGCAAACCGACGGCAGTTCCCGACCTGATCTTCGAGTGCCGCCAGCGTGGCATCCCCGAAGCGACGATCCGCAAGGTCGTGTACGAAAACCCCATCGCGTTCTTTTCGCAAAGCAAGAACTTCCAATTCCAACGGCGCGACGGCCAACAGGCGCCGGCGGTATGA
- the pdxA gene encoding 4-hydroxythreonine-4-phosphate dehydrogenase PdxA — protein MKPRLAITIGDPAGVGPELALKVLSDRTITDRCVPILLGDWKPLQAVAARLSLQLPQQVVPRKEGLSAIGALDQPAIFDFASPLENLCPGVADRATGAASFAYVVDAIDAAMAGHVDAIVTGPIQKEAWHAAGIEFPGHTELLAQRSRAERCCMMLTSNDISCALVTVHVGLHEVPNLLSTERILETILLAHAAVSQQRGRPARVAVCGLNPHAGEGGMFGQREEERWIVPAIEAARAQGLSVSGPLPADTAFVPAMRRQTDVYICMYHDQGLIPLKTLAFDEAVNVTLGLPIVRTSVDHGTALDIAWQGIASDTSMKQAIEMAIRLAAKGTK, from the coding sequence ATGAAGCCGCGGCTGGCGATCACGATCGGTGACCCGGCCGGGGTCGGCCCCGAACTGGCCCTGAAGGTCCTGAGCGATCGCACCATCACCGATCGCTGCGTGCCGATCCTGCTGGGCGACTGGAAGCCGTTGCAAGCGGTGGCCGCCCGGCTTTCGCTGCAGCTTCCACAACAAGTGGTTCCACGGAAAGAAGGCCTGTCCGCGATCGGAGCCTTGGATCAGCCAGCGATCTTTGATTTTGCATCGCCGCTAGAAAACCTTTGTCCCGGCGTGGCCGATCGCGCGACCGGAGCGGCTTCGTTTGCGTATGTGGTCGATGCGATCGATGCCGCGATGGCGGGGCATGTCGACGCAATTGTCACCGGCCCGATCCAGAAAGAGGCATGGCACGCCGCGGGGATCGAATTCCCAGGACACACCGAACTGCTGGCCCAGCGATCGCGGGCCGAGCGGTGCTGCATGATGTTGACCAGCAATGACATCTCCTGCGCCTTGGTCACCGTACACGTCGGACTCCACGAGGTCCCCAACCTGTTGTCGACCGAACGCATCTTAGAAACCATTCTCTTAGCGCATGCCGCGGTCTCCCAACAACGAGGGCGACCAGCCCGCGTGGCGGTTTGCGGACTCAACCCGCACGCTGGCGAGGGGGGAATGTTTGGTCAGCGCGAAGAGGAACGATGGATCGTCCCAGCAATCGAAGCCGCCCGGGCTCAGGGCCTTTCGGTCAGCGGCCCGCTGCCGGCGGACACCGCCTTCGTTCCGGCGATGCGACGGCAGACCGATGTCTACATTTGCATGTACCACGACCAGGGTTTGATTCCGCTGAAGACGCTCGCTTTTGATGAAGCGGTCAACGTCACCCTAGGACTGCCAATCGTCCGAACCAGCGTCGACCATGGCACGGCGTTGGACATCGCTTGGCAAGGGATCGCCAGTGACACCAGCATGAAACAAGCCATCGAAATGGCTATCCGGCTGGCTGCCAAAGGGACCAAGTAA